Proteins found in one Triticum aestivum cultivar Chinese Spring chromosome 4D, IWGSC CS RefSeq v2.1, whole genome shotgun sequence genomic segment:
- the LOC123095939 gene encoding glucan endo-1,3-beta-glucosidase 7, which yields MAGPSMPQPLLVALLLLGFLLLIHVPYAAPQSFIGINYGDIADNLPPPASTARLLKSTTIGKVRLYRTDPAVVAAFAGTSISLLLGAANADIPSFASSPSAAAAWVAAHLPSSSSPAVNGISVGNEVLYSGDAALISQLVPALQNIYDALPANSGIKVSTVNAMDVLASSDPPSSGAFKPELSAALDPLLAFLSKTGSPFLVNPYPYFAYQDDPRPDTLAFCLFQPNAGRPDAGSGLTYTSMFDAQVDAVRAALDAKGYKDVEVVVAETGWPHSGGADEAGASVENARAFVSNLVSHLRSMVGTPRMPGKSVDTYLFAVYDEDLKPGKASEKSFGLFQTTLTETYPTGLMRNGTAGLAPAPAPTVRPASPPPAIPQVTPVQPQPSAASAATAPPRHVRSAAELPRTISALHVSACFLFMSLLV from the exons ATGGCAGGGCCGAGCATGCCGCAGCCTCTGCTTGTTGCTCTCCTCCTCCTGGGGTTCTTGCTGCTCATCCATGTCCCTTATGCTG CGCCTCAGTCCTTCATCGGCATCAACTACGGCGACATCGCCGACAACCTGCCGCCGCCGGCGTCGACGGCGCGGCTCCTCAAGTCCACCACCATCGGCAAGGTGCGCCTCTACAGGACCGACCCGGCCGTGGTGGCCGCCTTCGCCGGCACGAGCATCTCCCTGCTCCTCGGCGCCGCCAACGCCGACATCCCCTCCTTCGCctcctcgccgtccgccgccgccgcctgggtcGCCGCGCACCTCCCGTCCTCCTCGTCGCCCGCCGTCAACGGCATCTCCGTCGGCAACGAGGTGCTCTACTCGGGCGACGCCGCGCTCATCTCGCAGCTGGTCCCGGCGCTGCAGAACATCTACGACGCGCTGCCGGCCAACTCCGGCATCAAGGTGTCCACCGTGAACGCCATGGACGTGCTGGCGTCGTCTGACCCGCCGTCGTCGGGGGCCTTCAAGCCGGAGCTGTCCGCCGCGCTGGACCCGCTGCTGGCCTTCCTCAGCAAGACCGGCTCGCCGTTCCTGGTGAACCCGTACCCCTACTTCGCGTACCAGGACGACCCGCGGCCGGACACGCTGGCCTTCTGCCTCTTCCAGCCCAACGCCGGGCGGCCGGACGCCGGGTCCGGGCTCACCTACACCAGCATGTTCGACGCGCAGGTGGACGCCGTGCGCGCCGCGCTGGACGCCAAGGGGTACAAGgacgtggaggtggtggtggccgagACCGGGTGGCCGCACAGCGGCGGCGCCGACGAGGCCGGCGCCTCCGTGGAGAACGCGCGCGCCTTCGTGTCCAATCTCGTCTCCCACCTCCGGTCCATGGTCGGCACGCCGCGGATGCCCGGCAAGTCCGTCGACACCTACCTCTTCGCCGTGTACGACGAGGACCTCAAGCCAGGGAAGGCGTCGGAGAAGTCCTTTGGGCTGTTCCAGACCACGCTCACCGAGACGTACCCGACGGGGCTGATGAGGAACGGCACCGCGGGCCTGGCGCCGGCTCCGGCGCCGACCGTGCGGCCGGCGAGCCCCCCGCCGGCGATACCGCAG GTGACGCCGGTGCAGCCACAGCCAAGCGCGGCGTCAGCGGCGACGGCGCCGCCTCGTCATGTTCGTAGTGCTGCAGAATTGCCTCGCACCATCTCCGCGCTccatgtgtctgcttgtttcttgttCATGTCTCTGCTAGTCTGA